A stretch of the Haloplanus aerogenes genome encodes the following:
- a CDS encoding gamma carbonic anhydrase family protein: MVDSREYAFEGIRPEIHADARVSQEATLVGDVRVDADASIWPGVVLRGDVAPVEVGRESHVGDNAVLHAVTLGDRVMVGHGAVLNEATVDDGALVGFNTTVNAEVHVGERCIVASGTVVPQGYDIPPESFVRGVPARATPLAETTIDAEAIFEDYSTGGYTDLAARHEDLF; encoded by the coding sequence ATGGTCGACAGCCGCGAGTACGCGTTCGAGGGGATTCGACCGGAGATTCACGCGGACGCCAGGGTGAGTCAGGAGGCGACGCTCGTCGGTGACGTACGCGTCGACGCCGACGCGAGCATCTGGCCCGGCGTCGTCCTCCGCGGCGACGTGGCGCCGGTCGAGGTGGGTCGGGAGTCACACGTCGGCGACAACGCCGTGTTGCACGCGGTGACGCTCGGCGACCGGGTGATGGTCGGACACGGCGCCGTCCTGAACGAGGCAACCGTCGACGACGGCGCACTCGTCGGGTTCAACACGACCGTCAACGCCGAGGTCCACGTCGGCGAGCGCTGTATCGTCGCCTCCGGGACCGTCGTCCCACAGGGCTACGACATCCCACCCGAGTCGTTCGTTCGCGGCGTTCCCGCGCGGGCGACGCCGCTTGCCGAGACGACTATCGACGCCGAGGCCATCTTCGAGGACTACAGCACGGGCGGGTACACCGACCTCGCCGCGCGTCACGAGGATCTGTTCTAG
- a CDS encoding secondary thiamine-phosphate synthase enzyme YjbQ: MAFTVSTDARLDVVDVTDDVAAAVPDDATGTVTVFVEHTTAGVVVNEAEPRLLDDMRTFLSDVVPDEGWKHDELDGNADSHLRAMLLGPSETIPVDGGELSLGRWQSVLLIDCDGPRERTVRVV; this comes from the coding sequence ATGGCATTCACCGTCTCGACGGACGCCCGTCTCGACGTGGTGGACGTGACCGACGACGTCGCCGCGGCGGTGCCGGACGACGCGACGGGGACGGTCACCGTCTTCGTCGAACACACCACGGCGGGCGTCGTGGTCAACGAGGCCGAACCGCGTCTGTTGGACGATATGCGCACGTTCCTCTCCGACGTGGTCCCGGACGAGGGCTGGAAGCACGACGAACTCGACGGCAACGCCGACTCGCACCTGCGGGCGATGCTGCTCGGCCCGTCGGAGACGATTCCGGTCGACGGTGGGGAACTGTCGCTCGGCCGGTGGCAGTCGGTGTTACTGATCGACTGCGACGGCCCGCGCGAGCGGACGGTCCGGGTCGTCTAG
- a CDS encoding magnesium transporter, with the protein MATDWTVRAITRAMLPVLLLLTLVEIGSGLVLGSFESTLLRYPSLLVLVPVTIGTAGNLGSILAARLSTAFHLGTLSFAPDDETLAGNALATVALAASIFPLVGLGAWALSALTGSTALSPWTVLAVSLSSGLSLAVLAVLVTVVATYAAYRLELDPDDVVIPVVTNTCDVLGVVLLYLAVLVFV; encoded by the coding sequence GTGGCGACCGACTGGACCGTCCGCGCCATCACGCGGGCGATGCTGCCCGTCCTCCTCCTCCTGACGCTCGTCGAAATCGGGAGCGGCCTCGTGCTCGGGAGCTTCGAGTCGACGCTGCTCCGCTACCCCTCGCTTCTCGTCCTCGTCCCCGTCACCATCGGCACCGCGGGGAATCTGGGAAGCATCCTCGCGGCCCGCCTCTCCACCGCCTTCCACCTCGGGACCCTCTCCTTTGCTCCCGACGACGAGACGCTCGCGGGCAACGCCCTCGCCACCGTCGCCCTCGCCGCCTCCATCTTCCCCCTTGTCGGCCTCGGCGCGTGGGCCCTGAGTGCGCTCACCGGGTCGACCGCCCTCTCGCCGTGGACGGTCCTCGCCGTCTCGCTGTCCAGCGGCCTCTCGCTGGCCGTCCTCGCCGTCCTCGTCACCGTCGTCGCCACCTACGCCGCCTACCGCCTCGAACTCGACCCCGACGACGTGGTGATCCCCGTCGTCACCAACACCTGCGACGTCCTCGGGGTGGTGCTCCTCTATCTCGCCGTCCTCGTTTTCGTCTAG
- a CDS encoding magnesium transporter: MTVREVAVEAYREALPALGASLVGGLLAGLVLGGMRSDLRAVEGLLVLVPALLATRGNVYGSLGARLATGLHQGLIEPRVRAGDRRLRAAAAAALGNGLVASLFAATAAFAILSMLDAPVAALGRLIGIALVAGLLSGVTLVIVVITVVFAGYRRGYNPDTLVGPLVTTTGDVFGILFLLIAVRSVTLVLGGV, encoded by the coding sequence ATGACCGTCCGAGAGGTCGCCGTCGAGGCGTACCGCGAGGCACTCCCCGCCCTCGGCGCCAGCCTCGTCGGCGGCCTCCTCGCGGGCCTCGTACTCGGCGGGATGCGCTCCGACCTGCGCGCCGTCGAGGGATTGCTCGTCCTCGTTCCTGCCCTTCTCGCCACTCGTGGCAACGTCTACGGCTCGCTCGGCGCGCGACTCGCGACCGGCCTGCATCAGGGGTTGATCGAACCGCGCGTCCGCGCTGGCGACCGTCGCCTGCGGGCGGCCGCGGCCGCGGCGCTCGGAAACGGACTCGTCGCCTCCCTGTTCGCCGCGACGGCCGCGTTCGCCATCCTGTCGATGCTCGACGCTCCCGTCGCGGCGCTCGGCCGTCTGATCGGCATCGCCCTCGTCGCCGGCCTGCTCTCGGGGGTCACGCTCGTCATCGTCGTCATCACCGTCGTCTTCGCGGGCTACCGCCGCGGCTACAACCCCGACACCCTCGTCGGGCCGCTGGTCACCACCACTGGCGACGTGTTCGGCATCCTCTTTCTCCTGATCGCCGTTCGGTCCGTCACGCTCGTGCTGGGGGGTGTCTGA
- a CDS encoding signal recognition particle protein Srp54 has protein sequence MVLDNLGSSLRGTLSKLQGKSRLDEDDVNEVVKEIQRSLLQADVDVNLVMDLSDSIETRALEEEPPGGTSARDHVLKIVYEELVDLIGESTEIPLEPQTILLAGLQGSGKTTSAAKMAWWFSKKGLRPAVIQTDTFRPGAYDQAEQMADRAEVEFYGDPDSDDPVQIAREGLEATEDADVHIVDTAGRHALEDDLIDEIEEIESAVDPDRSLLVLDAAIGQGAKEQARQFDDSIGIDGVVITKLDGTAKGGGALTAVNETDSSIAFLGTGETVQDIERFEPNGFISRLLGMGDLKQLSERVERAMAETGEEDDDWDPQDIMKGSFTLKDMQKQMEAMNNMGPLDQVMDMIPGMGGGLMDQLPDDAMDVTQDRMRTFDVAMDSMTDEELENPRIIGQERVERIARGAGVPAESIRELLEQHKMMERTIKQFQGMGDGDMQRMMKKMQQQGGDGGGGMGGMGGMGPFG, from the coding sequence ATGGTACTCGACAATCTCGGGAGTTCTCTCCGGGGGACCCTCTCGAAACTCCAGGGGAAGTCCCGTCTCGACGAGGACGACGTCAACGAGGTCGTCAAGGAGATCCAGCGCTCCTTGCTCCAGGCCGACGTCGACGTAAACCTCGTGATGGACCTCTCGGACTCCATCGAGACGCGGGCGCTGGAGGAGGAACCGCCGGGTGGGACGAGCGCCCGCGATCACGTCCTCAAGATCGTCTACGAGGAACTGGTCGACCTGATCGGCGAGTCGACGGAGATTCCGCTGGAACCGCAGACGATCCTGCTCGCCGGCCTGCAGGGATCGGGGAAGACCACCTCCGCCGCCAAGATGGCGTGGTGGTTCTCGAAGAAAGGGCTTCGCCCCGCGGTCATCCAGACCGACACTTTCCGTCCCGGCGCGTACGATCAGGCCGAGCAGATGGCCGACCGCGCCGAGGTGGAGTTCTACGGCGATCCCGACTCGGACGATCCGGTCCAGATCGCTCGTGAGGGGCTGGAAGCGACCGAAGACGCCGACGTGCACATCGTCGACACCGCCGGTCGCCACGCCCTCGAAGACGACCTGATCGACGAGATCGAGGAGATCGAATCGGCGGTCGACCCCGACCGCTCCCTCCTCGTCCTCGACGCCGCCATCGGGCAGGGGGCGAAAGAGCAGGCCCGACAGTTCGACGACTCCATCGGCATCGACGGCGTCGTCATCACGAAACTCGACGGGACGGCGAAGGGTGGCGGCGCCCTGACCGCCGTCAACGAGACGGACTCCTCCATCGCCTTCCTGGGCACCGGCGAGACGGTGCAGGACATCGAGCGCTTCGAGCCCAACGGCTTCATCTCCCGGCTGCTGGGGATGGGCGACCTCAAACAGCTCTCCGAACGGGTCGAGCGCGCGATGGCCGAGACGGGCGAGGAGGACGACGACTGGGACCCCCAGGACATCATGAAGGGGTCCTTTACGCTGAAGGATATGCAGAAGCAGATGGAGGCGATGAACAACATGGGGCCGCTGGATCAGGTGATGGACATGATCCCCGGCATGGGCGGCGGCCTCATGGACCAGTTGCCCGACGACGCCATGGACGTGACCCAGGATCGGATGCGCACGTTCGACGTGGCAATGGACTCCATGACCGACGAGGAACTGGAGAACCCGCGGATCATCGGGCAGGAACGCGTCGAGCGCATCGCCCGCGGCGCCGGCGTCCCCGCGGAGTCCATCCGCGAACTCCTCGAACAGCACAAGATGATGGAGCGGACCATCAAACAGTTCCAGGGGATGGGCGACGGCGATATGCAGCGGATGATGAAGAAGATGCAACAGCAGGGCGGCGACGGCGGTGGCGGCATGGGCGGTATGGGCGGTATGGGGCCGTTCGGCTAA
- a CDS encoding DUF192 domain-containing protein: MPRRAIHLLLVCLVALAGCSGMGTTAPTTTPTATDSGSAETATTTATATVSTPGSNYDTATVVVSDENGTQLVTVDAWVADSFSKQYTGLSDTSTLDDGQGMLFVFDGEDDRAFVMRDMAFPLDMIFIDAEGTITTIHHAPLESDGDLTRYRGQAKYVLEVPMGYTNRTGIDVGDQVRIEE, from the coding sequence ATGCCCCGTCGAGCGATTCACCTCCTCCTCGTCTGCCTCGTCGCCCTCGCGGGCTGTTCGGGGATGGGGACGACGGCCCCGACGACCACGCCGACGGCAACGGACTCGGGCAGTGCGGAGACCGCGACGACGACGGCCACAGCGACGGTATCGACCCCCGGCAGCAACTACGACACGGCGACCGTCGTCGTCAGCGACGAGAACGGCACGCAGTTGGTGACGGTCGACGCGTGGGTGGCCGACTCGTTCTCGAAACAGTACACCGGGCTGAGCGACACGAGCACTCTCGACGACGGACAGGGGATGCTGTTCGTGTTCGACGGCGAGGACGACCGTGCGTTCGTGATGCGCGACATGGCCTTCCCGCTCGATATGATCTTCATCGACGCCGAGGGGACGATCACGACCATCCACCACGCCCCGCTGGAGTCGGACGGCGACCTGACGCGCTACAGGGGGCAAGCGAAGTACGTCCTCGAAGTGCCGATGGGCTACACGAACCGGACGGGGATCGACGTGGGCGATCAGGTGCGGATCGAGGAATGA
- a CDS encoding DUF7538 family protein, whose protein sequence is MTVESLAEREGWRAEDFAARVHYQGEGDRYSVEYYAPSDCILYWKVKGDGETAVPVGRETVPDPLRERVRIDLEAAGIDPAVEGRSL, encoded by the coding sequence ATGACGGTCGAATCGCTCGCGGAACGCGAGGGCTGGCGCGCCGAGGACTTCGCGGCCCGCGTCCACTACCAAGGCGAGGGCGACCGGTACTCGGTCGAGTATTACGCCCCGAGCGACTGCATCCTCTACTGGAAGGTGAAGGGTGACGGCGAGACGGCGGTTCCCGTGGGTCGGGAGACGGTGCCCGACCCGCTCCGGGAACGGGTGCGGATCGATCTGGAGGCGGCGGGAATCGATCCGGCGGTCGAGGGGCGGTCGCTATAG
- a CDS encoding methyl-accepting chemotaxis protein, which produces MSDASTDLDADVGAELDETIEQDIDRQEGYDHEAASEIQTSIAELQGSSEEIAVRTREITEHTTEQYERMTEVASEISNLSAAVEEVASSAEQVAAASDRADDLTGEGHEAVEQVAAAMEQIEESTTNVVDDVRAVEEAVAEIDEVVEIINDIADQTNLLALNANIEAARAGDAGEGFAVVANEVKSLAEESQEHAADIEERVDGIQSSTSTAAESLDETQDAVSEGVDAADEALDILDDIDSSVSEVNDGIDEVAEATDEQAAGHEEIASMTENVTDDAQRVVEETEEIADEVDEQTEQIEDIDRAIEDLVAEL; this is translated from the coding sequence ATGTCGGATGCCTCGACTGACCTCGACGCAGACGTTGGTGCCGAACTCGACGAGACCATCGAACAGGACATCGACCGGCAGGAGGGGTACGACCACGAGGCTGCCAGCGAGATTCAGACATCCATCGCCGAACTGCAGGGGAGTTCCGAGGAGATTGCGGTGCGGACGCGGGAGATCACCGAGCATACGACCGAGCAGTACGAGCGCATGACGGAGGTGGCGAGCGAGATTTCGAACCTGAGCGCCGCCGTCGAGGAGGTGGCGTCCTCGGCGGAACAGGTGGCGGCCGCCAGCGACCGCGCCGACGACCTGACCGGCGAGGGCCACGAGGCGGTCGAACAGGTCGCGGCCGCGATGGAGCAGATCGAGGAGTCGACGACGAACGTCGTCGACGACGTGCGCGCCGTCGAGGAGGCGGTCGCCGAGATCGACGAGGTGGTCGAGATCATCAACGACATCGCGGATCAAACGAACCTGCTCGCCCTCAACGCCAACATCGAGGCGGCGCGGGCCGGCGATGCCGGCGAGGGCTTCGCCGTCGTCGCCAACGAGGTCAAGAGCCTCGCAGAGGAGTCACAGGAACACGCCGCCGACATCGAGGAGCGGGTCGACGGCATCCAGTCCTCCACCTCGACCGCCGCCGAGAGCCTCGACGAGACGCAGGACGCCGTCAGCGAGGGCGTCGACGCCGCCGACGAGGCGCTCGACATCCTCGACGACATCGACTCCTCCGTGTCGGAGGTGAACGACGGCATCGACGAGGTGGCCGAAGCGACCGACGAACAGGCCGCCGGGCACGAGGAGATCGCCAGCATGACCGAGAACGTCACCGACGACGCCCAGCGTGTCGTCGAGGAGACCGAGGAGATTGCCGACGAGGTCGACGAACAGACCGAACAGATCGAGGACATCGACCGCGCCATCGAGGATCTGGTCGCGGAGCTATAG
- a CDS encoding ABC transporter ATP-binding protein, which translates to MDVPAAADDDPFEEQRERTANPMRRLFTEYGGEQAGPFSVGVAASVFARLLDLLPPLLLGIAVDAIFLNESEFSLPLVPDAWLPTDTEAQFWLVVGIVLFSFLGGAGLHWVRNWGWNRFAQYVQHAVRTDTYDAMQRLNMTFFADKQTGEMMSVLSNDVNRLERFLNDGLNSAFRLGVMVVGIAALLLWMNWQLALVALLPVPLIAFFTYRFVNTIQPKYAEVRSTVGQVNSRLENNLGGIQVIKTSNTEAYEADRVEDVSGDYFDANWDAIETRIKFFPGLRVLAGIGFALTFTIGGFWVFRGEGPWFFTGTLRPGEFVAFILYSQRFIWPMAQFGQIINMYQRAYASTARVFGLMDEDAGIEERPDAEGLVVDEGRVEYDDVTFGYDDDPILEGVSFTAEGGNTLALVGPTGAGKSTALKLLLRMYDVDSGAVRVDEQDVRDVTLASLRGAIGYVSQETFLFYGTVRENITYGTFDASDEAVVEAAKAAEAHEFITNLPDGYDTMVGERGVKLSGGQRQRLAIARAMLKDPEILILDEATSDVDTETEMLIQRSLDRLTADRTTFVIAHRLSTVKDADRIVVLDDGEVVERGTHEDLLAADGLYANLWGVQAGEIEDLPEEFVERAMRRGARTDGVELRSTESSDDD; encoded by the coding sequence ATGGATGTCCCCGCGGCCGCGGACGATGACCCCTTCGAAGAGCAACGGGAGCGGACGGCCAACCCGATGCGACGCCTGTTCACCGAGTACGGCGGCGAGCAGGCCGGCCCGTTCTCCGTCGGTGTCGCCGCCAGCGTCTTCGCTCGTCTGCTCGACTTGCTGCCGCCCCTCCTCCTCGGCATCGCCGTCGACGCCATCTTCCTGAACGAGAGCGAGTTCTCCCTCCCGCTAGTGCCCGACGCGTGGCTCCCGACGGACACCGAAGCGCAGTTCTGGCTGGTGGTCGGCATCGTCCTCTTCTCGTTTCTCGGCGGCGCTGGCCTCCACTGGGTGCGCAACTGGGGCTGGAACCGCTTCGCCCAGTACGTGCAACACGCCGTCCGTACCGACACGTACGACGCGATGCAGCGGCTGAACATGACCTTTTTCGCCGACAAGCAGACCGGCGAGATGATGTCGGTGCTGTCGAACGACGTGAATCGGCTGGAGCGGTTCCTCAACGACGGCCTGAACTCGGCGTTCCGGCTGGGCGTGATGGTCGTCGGCATCGCCGCGCTCCTCCTGTGGATGAACTGGCAACTCGCCCTCGTGGCGCTCCTCCCCGTGCCGCTCATCGCTTTCTTCACCTACCGGTTCGTGAACACCATCCAGCCCAAGTACGCCGAAGTCCGGTCGACGGTCGGCCAGGTCAACTCCCGGCTGGAGAACAACCTCGGCGGCATCCAGGTGATCAAGACGAGCAACACCGAAGCGTACGAAGCCGACCGCGTCGAGGACGTGTCCGGCGACTACTTCGACGCCAACTGGGACGCCATCGAGACGCGCATCAAGTTCTTCCCCGGTCTCCGGGTGCTCGCCGGCATCGGCTTCGCGCTCACGTTCACCATCGGCGGCTTCTGGGTGTTCCGCGGCGAGGGGCCGTGGTTCTTCACCGGTACCCTCCGTCCCGGCGAGTTCGTCGCCTTCATCCTCTACAGCCAGCGGTTCATCTGGCCCATGGCGCAGTTCGGCCAGATCATCAACATGTACCAGCGGGCGTACGCCTCCACCGCGCGCGTCTTCGGCCTGATGGACGAGGACGCGGGCATCGAGGAGCGCCCGGACGCCGAGGGCCTCGTCGTCGACGAGGGCCGCGTCGAGTACGACGACGTGACCTTCGGCTACGACGACGACCCCATCCTCGAGGGCGTGAGCTTCACCGCCGAGGGCGGGAATACGCTGGCGCTCGTCGGCCCCACCGGCGCCGGCAAATCCACCGCGCTGAAGCTCCTGCTCCGGATGTACGACGTGGATTCGGGTGCGGTTCGGGTCGACGAGCAGGACGTGCGCGACGTGACGCTGGCCAGTCTCCGGGGCGCCATCGGCTACGTCAGTCAGGAGACGTTCCTCTTCTACGGGACGGTCCGCGAGAACATCACGTACGGGACGTTCGACGCGAGCGACGAGGCGGTCGTCGAGGCCGCCAAAGCCGCGGAAGCCCACGAGTTCATCACGAACCTCCCCGACGGCTACGACACGATGGTCGGGGAGCGGGGCGTGAAGCTCTCGGGCGGCCAGCGGCAACGGCTCGCCATCGCCCGAGCGATGCTGAAAGACCCTGAAATCCTGATCCTCGACGAGGCGACGAGCGACGTGGACACGGAGACGGAGATGCTGATCCAGCGGTCGCTCGACCGCCTCACCGCCGACCGCACCACGTTCGTCATCGCCCACCGCCTCTCGACGGTGAAAGACGCGGATCGGATCGTCGTCCTCGACGACGGCGAGGTGGTCGAACGTGGCACTCACGAGGATCTGCTCGCGGCCGACGGCCTCTACGCCAACCTCTGGGGCGTGCAGGCGGGAGAGATAGAGGACCTGCCCGAGGAGTTCGTCGAACGGGCGATGCGACGTGGTGCGCGAACGGACGGCGTGGAACTCCGCTCGACGGAGTCGAGCGACGACGACTAG
- a CDS encoding hybrid sensor histidine kinase/response regulator: MTDGIAGDAAETIRILHVDDDPDFAEMAAIFLERADERFVVETATNVQTGLDCLAAADIDCVVSDYDMPGMNGIEFLETVREDHPRLPFILFTGKGSESVASEAISAGVTDYLQKGANTEQYEVLANRISNVVDAHRSRRLLAERTRRLETLISNLPGIVYRCRNESGWPMEVVEGEIEAITGYAAEQLERGDVSWGDDLIHEADRMEIWDAVQDTLDADDAFEVTYRIVTADGETKWMWERGRVVSRSDGDWEVLEGFITDITERKERERELERRTEELEELTAELEAQYRYLFEEAPVMAVVTRAENRLPVIDDCNQRFAETLEYEREELVDRELGDFYTPESERRLIECGGYERALNGEFMREDRELVTADGDVVETRLRAVPRRDARDDIVGTLALYLDVRRRKELERQKERLEEFASIVSHDLRNPLNVAQSRVKLAQRDDDCSHLDVAIRAHDRMEALIEDLLTLARGGDALDDVESVDLADLVDRCWANIETAGATLVVDTDRRMWADRSRLRQLVENLLRNSVEHGSTSSRTKSDDSAEHGMDDDESTVTVSVGALDDGFYVADDGPGIPPNERDVVFDAGYSTERDGTGFGLRIVEQVAEAHGWTVGVTDSDAGGARFEVRGVEFDDDDSTA, encoded by the coding sequence ATGACCGACGGTATCGCCGGCGACGCGGCCGAAACCATTCGGATCCTCCACGTCGACGACGATCCGGATTTCGCGGAGATGGCGGCCATCTTCCTCGAACGCGCCGACGAGCGGTTCGTGGTCGAGACGGCCACGAACGTCCAGACGGGCCTGGACTGCCTCGCGGCCGCCGACATCGACTGTGTCGTCTCCGATTACGACATGCCGGGGATGAACGGCATCGAATTTCTCGAAACCGTCCGCGAGGATCACCCCCGCCTGCCGTTCATCCTGTTCACGGGGAAAGGTTCCGAGTCGGTCGCCAGCGAAGCCATCTCGGCCGGCGTGACCGACTACCTCCAGAAAGGGGCGAACACCGAGCAGTACGAAGTTCTCGCCAATCGGATCAGCAACGTCGTCGACGCCCACCGATCCCGGCGGCTCCTCGCCGAACGGACCCGTCGACTGGAGACGCTGATCAGCAACCTCCCCGGTATCGTCTATCGATGTCGGAACGAGTCCGGGTGGCCGATGGAGGTGGTCGAAGGCGAAATCGAGGCGATCACCGGCTACGCCGCCGAACAACTGGAGCGGGGCGACGTATCGTGGGGTGACGACCTCATCCACGAGGCCGACCGGATGGAGATCTGGGACGCCGTACAGGACACCCTCGACGCCGATGACGCGTTCGAAGTCACCTATCGGATCGTCACCGCAGACGGGGAGACGAAGTGGATGTGGGAACGGGGCCGCGTCGTGAGTCGCTCCGACGGCGACTGGGAGGTGCTGGAGGGCTTCATCACCGACATCACCGAGCGGAAAGAGCGGGAGCGGGAACTCGAACGCCGGACCGAGGAACTGGAGGAACTGACGGCCGAACTCGAAGCGCAGTACCGGTATCTCTTCGAGGAGGCGCCGGTCATGGCGGTCGTCACGCGCGCCGAGAATCGGCTCCCGGTCATCGACGACTGCAACCAGCGGTTCGCCGAGACGCTGGAATACGAGCGCGAGGAACTCGTCGACCGAGAACTCGGGGACTTCTACACGCCCGAGTCGGAGCGCAGACTGATCGAGTGCGGCGGGTACGAACGTGCGCTGAATGGCGAGTTCATGCGCGAAGATCGAGAACTCGTGACCGCCGACGGCGACGTCGTCGAGACGCGGCTGCGTGCCGTCCCCCGACGTGACGCCCGCGACGATATCGTCGGCACCCTCGCGCTCTATCTCGACGTTCGCCGACGGAAGGAACTGGAGCGCCAGAAAGAGCGACTGGAGGAGTTCGCCAGCATCGTCAGCCACGACCTGCGCAACCCCTTGAACGTTGCCCAGAGTCGCGTGAAACTGGCCCAACGAGACGACGACTGCTCCCACCTCGACGTCGCTATCCGCGCCCACGACCGCATGGAAGCGCTGATCGAGGATCTGCTGACGCTCGCGCGTGGCGGCGACGCTCTCGACGACGTGGAGTCCGTCGACCTCGCGGACCTCGTCGACCGCTGTTGGGCCAACATCGAGACGGCTGGCGCGACGCTCGTGGTCGACACCGACCGACGGATGTGGGCCGACCGGAGTCGTCTCCGCCAGCTCGTCGAGAACCTGCTTCGAAACAGTGTGGAGCATGGCTCCACGAGCAGTCGGACGAAGTCCGACGACAGCGCCGAACACGGTATGGACGACGACGAATCGACCGTGACCGTCAGCGTCGGCGCCCTCGACGATGGCTTCTACGTCGCGGACGACGGCCCCGGTATTCCCCCGAACGAGCGCGACGTGGTGTTCGACGCCGGTTACTCGACAGAACGGGACGGCACTGGATTCGGCCTGCGGATCGTCGAACAGGTCGCCGAGGCACACGGCTGGACGGTCGGTGTGACCGACAGCGACGCCGGCGGCGCCCGGTTCGAGGTCCGTGGCGTCGAGTTCGACGACGACGACTCGACCGCCTAG
- a CDS encoding creatininase family protein, with protein sequence MQLDLTDATWTDVRDADTDLALLPVGSTEQHGPHAPLGTDALHAETVAEAGAERYDGTVAVAPTISVGIAEEHRQFPGTLWVSPDTFRRYVRDVVGSLAYHGLDRVVVVNGHGGNVPALGEVTATITRHDDAYAVPFTWFDAVDDHGSDMGHGGPLETALLRATHPELVREDRIEEAREGASEGWGDWVSSTNLAHDSAEFTENGVVGDPGAGDADRGEELRELAANALDRLLQAVAERDVSRPADR encoded by the coding sequence ATGCAACTCGACCTCACCGACGCGACCTGGACCGACGTTCGCGACGCCGACACCGACCTCGCCCTCCTGCCGGTGGGAAGCACCGAACAGCACGGTCCCCACGCCCCGCTCGGCACCGACGCCCTCCACGCCGAGACGGTTGCCGAGGCGGGGGCGGAACGGTACGACGGGACGGTGGCCGTCGCGCCGACGATTTCGGTCGGCATCGCGGAGGAACACCGACAGTTCCCGGGGACGCTCTGGGTGTCACCCGACACCTTCCGGCGCTACGTCCGCGACGTGGTCGGAAGCCTCGCCTACCACGGCCTCGACCGGGTCGTCGTCGTCAACGGTCACGGCGGCAACGTCCCCGCGCTCGGGGAGGTGACGGCGACGATCACCCGCCACGACGACGCCTACGCCGTCCCGTTCACGTGGTTCGACGCGGTGGACGACCACGGGAGCGACATGGGTCACGGCGGGCCACTGGAGACGGCACTGTTGCGGGCGACGCATCCCGAACTCGTCCGCGAAGACCGGATCGAGGAGGCGCGCGAGGGGGCGAGCGAAGGCTGGGGCGACTGGGTGTCGAGTACGAATCTCGCTCACGACTCCGCGGAGTTCACGGAGAACGGCGTCGTGGGCGATCCGGGCGCTGGCGACGCCGACCGGGGCGAGGAACTGCGGGAGTTGGCGGCCAACGCGCTGGATCGACTGCTGCAGGCGGTCGCGGAACGAGACGTGTCGCGGCCGGCCGACCGGTAG
- a CDS encoding DUF5790 family protein yields the protein MSQTTLGDDELFGEAAEEMRADVEEHLTKARAELPAAADVWETEANNVLGVLNGLRSALDVGDAEDHLRQAKKWYTMGERADAFEDADDLAAAIEELESLIADIDEAHADVSDLTNAVPELRGALQEFETDEDDEE from the coding sequence ATGAGTCAGACGACGCTTGGCGACGACGAACTCTTCGGCGAGGCGGCAGAAGAGATGCGCGCCGACGTGGAAGAACATCTGACGAAAGCACGCGCGGAACTCCCCGCCGCCGCCGACGTGTGGGAGACGGAAGCCAACAACGTCCTCGGCGTCCTGAACGGCCTCCGGTCGGCGCTCGACGTGGGCGACGCCGAGGACCACCTCCGGCAGGCGAAGAAGTGGTACACGATGGGCGAACGCGCCGACGCTTTCGAAGACGCCGACGACCTCGCGGCCGCCATCGAAGAACTGGAATCCCTCATCGCCGACATCGACGAAGCCCATGCGGATGTGAGCGACCTCACGAACGCGGTGCCGGAACTCCGGGGAGCGCTCCAAGAGTTCGAGACGGACGAGGACGACGAGGAGTAA